The following are encoded in a window of Amycolatopsis lexingtonensis genomic DNA:
- a CDS encoding response regulator, producing MTISVFLLDDHELVRTGLKTVFEAEADIEVVGEAATAAEALVRIPQASPDVAILDVRLPDGQGVEVCREIRSTVEPPPACLMLTSYSDDDALFGAIMAGAAGYMLKQVSGRSLIDAVRTVAGGGSLLDATLTASVMNKLRGENVATADPRYEQLSPQERRVLDLVAEGLTNRQIAERLFLAEKTVKNYVSSVLHKLGVERRTSAAVYMSQRRAGPERSG from the coding sequence ATGACGATCTCGGTGTTCCTGCTCGACGACCACGAGCTGGTCCGGACCGGGCTGAAGACCGTCTTCGAGGCCGAAGCGGACATCGAAGTGGTCGGCGAGGCCGCGACGGCGGCCGAGGCGCTGGTGCGGATCCCGCAGGCGAGCCCGGACGTCGCGATCCTCGACGTCCGGCTGCCGGACGGTCAGGGCGTCGAGGTGTGCCGCGAGATCCGCTCCACTGTGGAGCCGCCGCCCGCGTGCCTGATGCTGACGTCCTATTCGGACGACGACGCGCTGTTCGGCGCGATCATGGCGGGCGCGGCGGGCTACATGCTGAAGCAGGTCTCCGGCCGGTCCCTGATCGACGCCGTCCGCACGGTCGCCGGCGGTGGGTCGCTGCTGGACGCCACGCTCACCGCGTCGGTGATGAACAAGCTGCGCGGGGAGAACGTCGCCACCGCGGACCCGCGCTACGAGCAGCTGAGCCCGCAGGAGCGCCGGGTGCTCGACCTGGTCGCGGAGGGCCTCACCAACCGCCAGATCGCCGAACGGCTGTTCCTGGCCGAGAAGACGGTGAAGAACTACGTTTCGTCGGTGCTGCACAAACTCGGCGTCGAACGGCGCACGTCGGCGGCGGTCTACATGTCCCAGCGGCGCGCCGGTCCGGAACGATCGGGCTGA
- a CDS encoding RNA polymerase sigma factor → MTRIVERLDRPDLAARDPKEVFSRLFDEYAPPLRGYLAGRVGGHAADDLVAETFVVALRRRASYDPAQAPIRGWLYGIATNLLRNHVRQEVRGFQLTAKAGAGERPAENHDTAVAGRVDAAARLRVLAGALAALSEEDRDVLLLTSWAGLEPAEVAEALGVPASTVRSRLHRVRHRLQALLVPTEENPS, encoded by the coding sequence GTGACCAGAATCGTGGAACGGCTCGACCGGCCCGACCTCGCCGCGCGAGATCCGAAAGAGGTCTTCTCGCGGCTCTTCGACGAGTACGCCCCGCCGCTGCGCGGATACCTCGCGGGCCGGGTCGGCGGGCACGCCGCCGACGACCTCGTGGCCGAGACGTTCGTCGTCGCGCTGCGGAGACGGGCCAGCTACGACCCGGCGCAGGCGCCGATCCGCGGCTGGCTCTACGGGATCGCCACCAACCTACTGCGCAACCACGTGCGCCAGGAGGTGCGCGGCTTCCAGCTGACCGCGAAGGCCGGGGCCGGCGAGCGCCCGGCCGAGAACCACGACACCGCGGTGGCCGGCCGGGTCGACGCGGCGGCCCGCCTCCGCGTGCTGGCCGGCGCGCTGGCCGCGTTGTCCGAAGAGGACCGCGACGTCCTGCTGCTCACGTCCTGGGCCGGGCTCGAACCGGCCGAAGTCGCCGAGGCCCTGGGCGTGCCCGCGAGCACGGTGCGCTCGCGCCTGCACCGCGTGCGCCACCGGCTCCAAGCCCTGCTCGTCCCCACCGAGGAGAACCCGTCATGA
- the folE gene encoding GTP cyclohydrolase I FolE, translating to MSVEPVPLRHLGVVHDRDAVDLHAAERAVADLLRALGKDPTSEHLGDTPRRVAHAYAEMLRPRDFQLTTFPNDEGYDELVLAKSIPVQSLCEHHMLPFRGVAHVGYLPGDRILGLSKLARVVELFARDLQVQERLTKQVADWLQEHLAPKGVGVVIEAEHLCMSLRGVRATGALTVTSSLHGLLREEPKTRQEFFALTGVSG from the coding sequence GTGAGCGTCGAACCCGTTCCGCTGCGGCACCTCGGTGTCGTCCACGACCGCGACGCCGTCGACCTGCACGCGGCGGAGCGCGCGGTCGCCGACCTGCTGCGGGCGCTCGGCAAGGACCCGACGTCCGAGCACCTCGGCGACACGCCGCGCCGGGTCGCCCACGCCTACGCGGAAATGCTGCGGCCGCGCGACTTCCAGCTGACGACCTTCCCCAACGACGAGGGCTACGACGAGCTCGTGCTGGCCAAGAGCATCCCGGTGCAGTCGCTGTGCGAGCACCACATGCTGCCCTTCCGCGGCGTCGCGCACGTCGGCTACCTCCCCGGCGACCGGATCCTCGGCCTGTCGAAGCTCGCCCGCGTCGTCGAGCTGTTCGCGCGCGACCTGCAGGTGCAGGAGCGGCTGACCAAGCAGGTCGCGGACTGGCTGCAGGAGCACCTCGCGCCGAAGGGTGTCGGCGTGGTGATCGAGGCCGAGCACCTGTGCATGTCGCTGCGCGGGGTCCGGGCGACCGGCGCGCTGACCGTCACCTCGTCGCTGCACGGCCTGCTGCGCGAGGAACCCAAGACGCGGCAGGAGTTCTTCGCGCTGACCGGCGTGAGCGGGTGA
- a CDS encoding substrate-binding domain-containing protein: protein MVDRAKAGEQTKAPAPGPRQPSLADVAGMAGVSHMTVSRVVNESGPVRPETRERVLAAVQKLGYRPNTAARTLVTGRSGTLGVVALESNLYGPASTLYGIENAARESGYGVAICSVTRPGRTSIGDAVESLRRQAVEGIVVIAPHVTAGRALAAAPSDIPLVAVGGGESAPVPVISVDQYDGARRATEHLLALGHRTVWHLAGPEDWLEARDRERGWRETLEARGLRVPAVVRGDWSPRSGYEAGRTLAGKRGLKAVFSANDQMALGLLRAFTEAGIRVPEDVHVAGFDDVPEAAYFPPPLTTVRQDFIEVGRRTFGLLEERMAGGDAGARHLVPAELIVRESTGPR from the coding sequence GTGGTGGACCGGGCGAAGGCGGGGGAGCAGACGAAGGCGCCGGCACCCGGACCGCGGCAGCCGAGCCTGGCCGATGTCGCCGGCATGGCCGGGGTCTCGCACATGACCGTCTCGCGCGTGGTCAACGAGAGCGGGCCGGTGCGCCCGGAAACCCGCGAGCGCGTCCTCGCCGCCGTGCAGAAGCTCGGCTACCGGCCCAACACCGCCGCGCGGACCCTGGTCACCGGCCGGTCCGGCACGCTCGGCGTGGTCGCGCTGGAGTCGAACCTCTACGGGCCGGCGAGCACGTTGTACGGCATCGAAAACGCGGCGCGCGAGTCCGGCTACGGGGTCGCGATCTGCAGTGTGACCCGCCCCGGCCGGACGTCGATCGGGGACGCGGTGGAAAGCCTGCGCCGCCAGGCGGTCGAAGGCATCGTGGTGATCGCCCCGCACGTGACGGCGGGCCGCGCGCTGGCGGCGGCCCCGTCGGACATCCCGCTGGTGGCCGTCGGCGGCGGCGAGTCCGCGCCGGTCCCGGTGATCTCGGTCGACCAGTACGACGGCGCTCGCCGCGCCACCGAGCACCTGCTCGCCTTGGGGCACCGGACGGTCTGGCACCTCGCCGGCCCGGAGGACTGGCTCGAGGCCCGCGACCGCGAGCGCGGCTGGCGGGAGACGCTGGAGGCGCGCGGCCTGCGGGTCCCGGCGGTCGTGCGCGGCGACTGGAGCCCGCGCTCGGGCTACGAAGCCGGGCGGACGCTGGCCGGCAAGCGGGGACTGAAGGCGGTGTTCTCGGCGAACGACCAGATGGCGCTCGGCCTGCTGCGCGCGTTCACCGAGGCCGGGATCCGGGTGCCGGAGGACGTGCACGTGGCGGGCTTCGACGACGTACCGGAAGCCGCGTACTTCCCGCCGCCCCTGACGACGGTCCGCCAGGACTTCATCGAGGTCGGCCGGCGCACGTTCGGGCTGCTGGAGGAGCGCATGGCGGGCGGCGACGCCGGGGCCCGGCACCTGGTTCCCGCGGAGCTGATCGTGCGGGAGAGCACCGGCCCGCGCTGA
- a CDS encoding helix-turn-helix transcriptional regulator, translated as MHEPQAGALAAVAALDEPTRRRLYSYVVRQPVPVSRDDVAAALSVPRATVAFHLDRLVDEQLLAVGHERRTGRTGPGAGRPAKLYRRSDRQVSVSLPERQYELAGQLLATAVEEADETGGSAREILLRRARERGVELAGGAPDILGTLEEHGFEPRADGDQVLLGNCPFHQLARTHQRLVCEMNLGLVEGMLAGAGDRGLRARLEPGPGLCCVRLGPA; from the coding sequence ATGCACGAACCCCAGGCCGGCGCGCTGGCCGCGGTCGCGGCGCTCGACGAGCCGACCCGGCGCCGGCTGTACTCCTACGTCGTCCGCCAGCCGGTCCCGGTGAGCCGCGACGACGTCGCCGCCGCCCTCAGCGTGCCTCGCGCGACCGTCGCGTTCCACCTCGACCGCCTGGTGGACGAACAGCTGCTGGCGGTCGGCCACGAACGCCGCACCGGCCGCACCGGCCCGGGCGCCGGACGGCCCGCGAAGCTGTACCGGCGGTCCGACCGGCAGGTGAGCGTCTCCCTGCCGGAGCGGCAATACGAACTGGCCGGTCAGCTGCTCGCCACGGCCGTCGAGGAAGCTGACGAGACCGGCGGCTCGGCCCGCGAGATCCTCCTCCGGCGGGCCCGGGAGCGCGGCGTGGAACTGGCCGGAGGCGCCCCGGACATCCTGGGCACGCTGGAAGAACACGGCTTCGAACCGCGCGCCGACGGCGATCAGGTGCTGCTGGGCAACTGCCCGTTCCACCAGCTGGCCCGGACGCACCAGCGGCTGGTCTGCGAGATGAACCTCGGGTTGGTCGAGGGCATGCTGGCCGGGGCGGGGGACCGGGGCCTGCGCGCGCGGCTGGAACCTGGGCCGGGGCTCTGCTGCGTGCGGCTCGGGCCGGCTTAG
- a CDS encoding GAF domain-containing protein, translated as MPAILAAVGGIARELELPSLLERAVATTCELVGAPRGRLELPENGVARYGGEPGAGAVEVPVRAGSRVFGTLLVEPGNGGFTRREREVLGALAAATGMAVEKALLVDQMRRRERWLEASYDVTGALLASQDLRATLRLIAERARVVAGGTAGAIARPAGPGRLVFDVVEPPGEDADRLIGLTVPTEGTATGVAFATRRPVVVRDYGEHVQEQQRDRAGPMPAMIKDLDSAISVPLLVGEDTLGVLVVAKFRDKSPFTDSDVQLAETFAGHAALAVEFSRAQEARQQLAVFEDRDRIARDLHDLVIQRLFATGLGLEGVSRLIADPVVAARVAGFAQDLDGTIREIRNSIFSLQAPAQAHGSLRAELLRVAVDARDTLGFEPRVGFDGPLDAAVPDAVRSDLIASLREALTNVARHAGATSSSVDVTVDGLGRRLTLAVRDDGTGPPPETGRVSGLANLAARAARWGGTCALVAADGGGARLEWTAELPARAGEQGSGR; from the coding sequence ATGCCGGCGATCCTCGCGGCCGTGGGCGGCATCGCCCGCGAGCTCGAGCTGCCGTCGCTGCTGGAACGCGCGGTCGCGACCACGTGCGAGCTGGTGGGAGCCCCGCGCGGCCGCCTGGAGCTGCCGGAAAACGGCGTCGCCCGCTACGGCGGCGAGCCCGGCGCCGGCGCGGTCGAGGTGCCCGTGCGCGCGGGTTCGCGGGTGTTCGGGACCCTCCTCGTCGAACCCGGGAACGGCGGTTTCACCCGGCGTGAACGGGAAGTGCTGGGCGCGCTCGCCGCGGCGACCGGGATGGCCGTCGAAAAGGCGTTGCTCGTCGACCAGATGCGCCGCCGCGAACGCTGGCTCGAGGCCTCCTACGACGTCACCGGCGCCCTGCTCGCGTCGCAGGACCTGCGCGCCACGCTCAGGCTGATCGCCGAACGCGCCCGCGTCGTCGCCGGTGGCACCGCGGGCGCGATCGCGCGCCCGGCCGGGCCGGGACGGCTGGTGTTCGACGTCGTCGAGCCGCCGGGGGAGGACGCCGACCGGCTGATCGGCCTGACTGTGCCCACCGAGGGCACCGCCACCGGCGTCGCGTTCGCCACCCGCCGCCCGGTCGTGGTGCGCGACTACGGCGAGCACGTCCAGGAACAGCAGCGCGACCGCGCCGGGCCGATGCCGGCGATGATCAAGGACCTCGACTCGGCCATCTCGGTGCCGCTGCTCGTCGGCGAGGACACGCTCGGGGTGCTGGTGGTCGCGAAGTTCCGCGACAAGTCGCCGTTCACCGACTCCGACGTCCAGCTGGCCGAGACCTTCGCCGGGCACGCCGCGCTCGCCGTCGAGTTCTCCCGCGCGCAGGAGGCGCGCCAGCAGCTGGCGGTGTTCGAAGACCGCGACCGGATCGCCCGCGACCTGCACGACCTGGTGATCCAGCGGCTGTTCGCGACCGGCCTCGGCCTCGAAGGCGTGAGCAGGCTGATCGCCGACCCGGTGGTCGCCGCGCGCGTGGCCGGGTTCGCCCAGGACCTCGACGGCACGATCCGCGAGATCCGCAACAGCATCTTTTCGCTGCAGGCGCCCGCGCAGGCGCACGGCAGCCTCCGCGCGGAGCTGCTCCGGGTCGCCGTGGACGCCCGCGACACACTGGGGTTCGAGCCGCGCGTCGGGTTCGACGGGCCGCTGGACGCCGCGGTGCCGGACGCCGTCCGCTCGGACCTGATCGCGTCGCTGCGCGAAGCCCTGACGAACGTCGCCCGGCACGCCGGGGCGACGTCGTCGTCGGTCGACGTCACCGTGGACGGGCTGGGCCGGCGGCTGACGCTGGCCGTGCGCGACGACGGGACGGGACCGCCGCCGGAGACCGGCCGGGTCAGCGGGCTCGCCAACCTGGCCGCGCGCGCGGCCCGGTGGGGCGGGACGTGCGCGCTGGTCGCCGCCGACGGGGGCGGTGCCCGGCTGGAATGGACCGCCGAGCTGCCGGCGCGGGCCGGCGAGCAGGGGAGTGGACGATGA
- a CDS encoding sulfite exporter TauE/SafE family protein, whose product MGIAVLLFAVPVGICIGVVGIGGVLLPPALTWLTGLDIHAAAGTSSWCFLFTGIAGTAAYARTRAMPWRFGGWLTLGAAPAAAAGALANGAVPATVLWLVLATLTAGSGAFNLWPRGRRDVSAEPGSMPGGRHDLSPAAAVAVGVFVGFGSALTGTGGPVLLVPVLLALGVPALTTVAAGQLVQLPLVGFATLGYAAHDSVHFGLGSLLGVLAAAGVLLGARLARRLPARHLHRIASVALVGFGAILFVLPR is encoded by the coding sequence GTGGGCATCGCCGTCCTGCTCTTCGCGGTCCCGGTGGGGATCTGCATCGGGGTCGTCGGCATCGGCGGGGTCCTGCTGCCCCCGGCGCTCACGTGGCTGACCGGCCTCGACATCCACGCGGCGGCGGGCACCAGCAGCTGGTGCTTCCTGTTCACGGGGATCGCGGGCACGGCGGCCTATGCCCGCACCCGGGCGATGCCCTGGCGCTTCGGCGGCTGGCTGACGCTGGGCGCAGCCCCGGCGGCGGCCGCGGGAGCACTGGCGAACGGCGCGGTCCCGGCGACGGTGTTGTGGCTGGTGCTGGCGACGCTCACGGCTGGGTCAGGAGCTTTCAACTTGTGGCCGCGCGGGCGGCGCGACGTTTCGGCCGAGCCCGGGTCGATGCCCGGCGGGCGCCATGACCTGTCCCCGGCCGCGGCCGTCGCCGTCGGGGTCTTCGTTGGCTTCGGATCAGCACTCACCGGCACCGGCGGGCCCGTGCTCCTCGTTCCCGTCCTGCTCGCCCTCGGCGTGCCCGCGCTGACCACCGTCGCCGCCGGGCAGCTTGTTCAGCTTCCGCTCGTCGGCTTCGCCACGCTCGGCTACGCCGCGCACGACTCCGTCCACTTCGGACTCGGCAGCCTCCTCGGCGTCCTGGCCGCGGCCGGCGTGCTGCTCGGTGCGCGACTCGCGCGCCGCCTCCCCGCCCGGCACCTGCACCGAATCGCCTCGGTCGCGCTCGTCGGCTTCGGCGCGATCCTCTTCGTCCTCCCGCGCTAA
- a CDS encoding CU044_5270 family protein: MNELDETLELLHRDARTAPADLTAARAKVMAELDSSVIPLRRKRLRRFAVPVAAAVAALTAVVVVRPSEPAPPAAGPAPVPAAPVPDVKLMSAVQVLNRAADLSVGAVDQPVGPGQFRLVAEHTWVGRGVQTADGAGYTYLWEQEVDRWIPAAERDVWQETRKILSTGKFLGGSVPQAQAPEPEITNTDQGQWRGACGDFFPKAKPAKKCGDPADWDSPAFYAALPHDPAALYAKLRDLTKGRGSTPTVMFHFGIEILRAGLMPAELRAQWYRALAKIPGITVLAASANLDGRSGVALGLDDRHEIRQLIIDPVTGGFIGERTIAGAEPTDPWIKPGTELGASAITTSVVGALGEK; this comes from the coding sequence ATGAACGAGCTCGACGAAACCCTCGAGCTGCTCCACCGCGACGCCCGCACCGCGCCGGCCGACCTCACCGCCGCCCGCGCGAAGGTCATGGCCGAGCTGGACAGCTCCGTCATTCCGTTGCGGCGCAAGCGACTCCGGCGGTTCGCCGTGCCGGTCGCGGCCGCTGTGGCGGCGCTGACCGCCGTCGTCGTGGTGCGTCCCTCCGAGCCCGCGCCGCCCGCCGCCGGACCGGCTCCGGTGCCGGCGGCCCCGGTGCCCGACGTCAAGCTGATGTCGGCCGTGCAGGTGCTGAACCGGGCCGCGGACCTCAGCGTCGGCGCGGTCGACCAGCCGGTCGGGCCCGGGCAGTTCCGCCTCGTCGCCGAGCACACGTGGGTCGGGCGCGGCGTCCAGACCGCGGACGGCGCCGGCTACACGTACCTGTGGGAGCAGGAGGTCGACCGGTGGATCCCGGCCGCCGAGCGGGACGTCTGGCAGGAGACGCGCAAGATCCTCAGCACCGGGAAGTTCCTCGGCGGTTCGGTGCCGCAGGCGCAGGCGCCCGAGCCGGAGATCACGAACACCGACCAGGGGCAGTGGCGGGGCGCGTGCGGCGACTTCTTCCCGAAGGCCAAGCCCGCCAAGAAGTGCGGTGATCCCGCCGACTGGGACAGCCCGGCGTTCTACGCGGCACTGCCGCACGACCCGGCGGCGCTGTACGCGAAGCTGCGGGACCTGACGAAGGGCCGCGGCTCGACGCCGACGGTGATGTTCCACTTCGGCATCGAGATCCTGCGGGCCGGGCTGATGCCGGCCGAGCTGCGCGCGCAGTGGTACCGGGCGCTGGCGAAGATCCCGGGCATCACGGTGCTGGCGGCGTCGGCGAACCTCGACGGCCGCTCGGGCGTCGCGCTCGGGCTCGACGACCGGCACGAAATCCGCCAGCTGATCATCGACCCGGTGACCGGCGGGTTCATCGGCGAGCGCACGATCGCCGGCGCCGAGCCGACCGATCCGTGGATCAAGCCGGGCACGGAACTCGGCGCGAGCGCGATCACCACGTCCGTCGTGGGCGCGCTCGGCGAGAAGTAA